The Sesamum indicum cultivar Zhongzhi No. 13 linkage group LG1, S_indicum_v1.0, whole genome shotgun sequence genome includes a window with the following:
- the LOC105174340 gene encoding uncharacterized protein LOC105174340 — translation MAETPKRYAVVTGSNKGIGFEVCRQLAAQGITVVLTARDEKRGLEAVEKLKASSLSGSVIFHQLDVADSASVASLAEFIKSQFGKLDILVNNAGVSGVTVEGESLKASPGDASETGGSKSNLSEIKLTQTYDLAAECLQINYYGAKRTIEALLPLLQLSDSPRIINVSSSLGKLENIPDEWVKGVLSDAENLTEDKIDEVLNEFLKDFKEGSLEAKGWPKYNGAYILSKAALIAYTRILAKKYPSFQINSACPGYVNTDINFHTGHLTAEEGAERVVWVALLPDDGPSGCFFEKKEVSSFTSSMAKATKKYAVVTGANKGIGLEICRQLAREGITVVLTARDEKRGLEAVEKLKSSGLSDCVVFHQLDVADLASVVSLAEFVKSQFGKLDILVNNAGIGGAIVDGESFKASAGAASGTGGAKINWSEIMTQPYDLAAECLQINYYGAKRTTEALLPQLQLSDSPRIVNVSSSMGKLEYIPNEWAKEVLNDAENLTEERIDQVLNEFLKDFKEGSLEAKGWPGYLSAYILSKAAMNAYTRILAKKYPNFRINCVCPGYVKTDINFNTGYLTPEEGAESPVRLALLPDDGPSGEFFVRKEVSSFYCRYAVVTGANKGIGLEICRQLTSQGVSVVLTARNEKRGLDAVEKLKKSGLSDYIMFHQLDVMDSASIDSLAVFMKSQIGKLDILVNNAGVGGTTDGGTGGAKMKRTAYELAVECLQVNYYGTKRTTEALLPLLQLSDSPRIVNVSSSMGALSGIRNKWARDTLNDVENLTEESIDQVLNECLKDFKEGSVEAKGWPSYMSAYCISKAAVNAYTRLLSKKYPKMLINAVGPGWTKTDLSNHTGTLTPEEAARSPVRVALLPDDGPSGTFFERMQVSSF, via the exons ATGGCTGAAACACCCAAAAG GTATGCTGTTGTTACAGGGTCAAACAAAGGGATCGGGTTTGAGGTTTGCAGGCAGTTGGCAGCTCAAGGTATCACAGTGGTGTTGACCGCTAGAGATGAGAAAAGGGGGCTTGAAGCTGTTGAAAAACTCAAAGCCTCTTCCCTTTCTGGTTCTGTCATCTTTCATCAGCTTGATGTGGCTGATTCAGCAAGTGTTGCTTCCCTTGCTGAATTTATCAAGTCCCAATTTGGCAAGCTTGACATCTTG GTGAACAATGCAGGGGTTAGTGGAGTCACTGTCGAGGGTGAGTCTCTGAAAGCTTCCCCTGGGGATGCCTCTGAG ACTGGAGGATCGAAAAGCAATTTGAGTGAGATAAAGTTGACTCAGACCTATGACTTAGCAGCAGAATGTCTTCAGATAAACTATTACGGTGCCAAAAGAACTATTGAAGCACTGCTTCCCCTACTCCAGCTCTCTGATTCACCAAGGATTATTAATGTATCCTCGTCGTTGGGGAAGCTCGAG AACATTCCAGATGAGTGGGTTAAAGGGGTACTCAGCGATGCCGAGAATCTTACAGAAGACAAAATCGATGAAGTGCTGAATGAGTTCCTCAAAGATTTCAAGGAGGGGTCTTTAGAAGCCAAAGGCTGGCCTAAATATAATGGTGCATATATTCTCTCTAAAGCAGCCTTGATTGCATACACAAGGATTCTAGCCAAGAAATACCCAAGTTTTCAGATTAATTCTGCTTGCCCGGGATACGTCAACACTGATATCAACTTCCATACTGGTCACTTGACAGCGGAAGAAGGTGCGGAGAGAGTGGTGTGGGTGGCATTGTTGCCTGATGATGGGCCTTCTGGCTGCTTCTTTGAAAAGAAGGAAGTCTCATCTTTC ACTTCATCAATGGCTAAAGCAACCAAAAA GTATGCTGTTGTTACAGGGGCAAACAAAGGGATTGGCTTGGAGATTTGCAGGCAGTTGGCAAGAGAAGGTATCACAGTGGTGTTGACTGCTAGAGATGAGAAAAGGGGGCTTGAAGCTGTTGAAAAACTCAAAAGCTCCGGCCTTTCTGATTGTGTCGTCTTTCATCAGCTTGATGTGGCTGATTTAGCAAGTGTTGTTTCCCTTGCTGAATTTGTTAAGTCCCAGTTTGGAAAGCTTGATATCTTG GTGAACAATGCAGGGATTGGTGGCGCCATCGTTGACGGTGAGTCTTTCAAAGCTTCTGCTGGGGCGGCCAGTGGG ACTGGAGGAGCAAAGATCAATTGGAGTGAGATAATGACTCAGCCCTATGATTTAGCAGCAGAATGTCTTCAGATAAACTATTACGGCGCCAAAAGAACTACTGAAGCACTGCTTCCCCAACTCCAGCTCTCTGATTCTCCGAGGATTGTTAATGTATCCTCTTCGATGGGGAAGCTGGAG TACATACCAAATGAATGGGCTAAAGAAGTACTCAATGATGCCGAAAACCTCACCGAAGAGAGAATTGATCAAGTGCTGAATGAATTCCTCAAAGATTTCAAGGAGGGTTCTCTAGAAGCCAAAGGTTGGCCTGGTTATTTAAGTGCATATATACTCTCTAAAGCAGCCATGAATGCGTACACAAGGATTCTAGCCAAGAAGTACCCAAATTTTCGGATTAATTGTGTGTGTCCTGGATACGTTAAAACCGATATCAACTTCAATACTGGTTATTTGACACCAGAAGAAGGTGCGGAGAGCCCGGTGAGGCTGGCTCTATTGCCTGATGATGGGCCTTCTGGCGAGTTCTTTGTTAGGAAGGAAGTCTCATCTTTT tatTGCAGGTATGCAGTTGTTACAGGGGCAAACAAGGGGATTGGATTGGAGATATGCAGGCAGTTGACATCTCAGGGTGTTTCTGTGGTGCTGACAGCAAGAAATGAGAAGAGGGGGCTTGATGCTGTTgagaaactgaaaaaatctgGGCTTTCTGATTACATAATGTTTCATCAGCTCGATGTGATGGATTCAGCAAGTATCGATTCTCTTGCTGTGTTTATGAAGTCTCAAATTGGAAAGCTTGATATATTG GTGAACAATGCTGGGGTTGGTGGAACTACCGATGGCGGG ACTGGTGGagcaaaaatgaaaaggacTGCATATGAGTTAGCAGTAGAATGTCTGCAAGTGAACTACTATGGCACCAAAAGAACCACTGAAGCATTGCTTCCCTTACTCCAACTCTCTGACTCTCCAAGGATTGTTAATGTTTCCTCGTCAATGGGGGCGCTAAGT GGTATACGCAACAAATGGGCTAGAGATACACTTAACGATGTTGAGAACCTCACAGAAGAGAGCATTGATCAAGTATTAAATGAGTGCCTCAAAGACTTTAAGGAGGGATCTGTAGAAGCCAAAGGCTGGCCTAGTTATATGAGCGCGTATTGTATCTCAAAAGCAGCCGTGAATGCATACACAAGGCTTCTCTCAAAGAAGTACCCCAAAATGCTGATTAATGCTGTAGGCCCCGGCTGGACCAAGACCGATCTCAGCAACCATACCGGGACACTGACTCCTGAAGAAGCTGCCAGAAGTCCAGTGAGGGTGGCCCTGTTGCCTGATGATGGACCTTCTGGCACGTTCTTTGAACGGATGCAAGTTTCATCATTTTAA
- the LOC105172169 gene encoding (+)-neomenthol dehydrogenase-like isoform X2: MFLLKLWMKSSASPLMAGVVTPKSAGIKKYAVVTGANKGIGLEICRQLASQGVCVVLTARNEKRGLDAVEMLKKSGLSDYIMFHQLDVMDSASINYLAGFIKSEIGKLDILTGGAKGKGNAYELAVECMQINYFGTKRTTEALLPLLHLSDSPRIVNVSSTMGALSGIRNKSARETLNDVENLTKERIDQVLNEYLKDIKEGSAEAKGWPSYWGVYCVSKAAVTAYTRLLAKKYPKMLINCVCPGWVKTDLSNHSGPLRPEEGAKSPVRLALLPDDGPSGLFFNRMQVSSF; encoded by the exons atgttCCTACTAAAACTGTGGATGAAGAGTTCAGCTTCTCCTCTAATGGCTGGAGTAGTAACCCCCAAGAGTGCTGGAATCAAGAA GTATGCAGTTGTTACAGGGGCAAACAAAGGGATTGGATTAGAGATATGCAGGCAGTTGGCGTCTCAGGGTGTTTGTGTGGTGTTGACGGCAAGAAACGAGAAGAGGGGGCTTGATGCTGTTGAGATGCTCAAGAAGTCTGGGCTTTCTGATTACATAATGTTTCATCAGCTCGATGTGATGGATTCAGCAAGTATCAATTATCTTGCTGGGTTTATCAAGTCTGAAATTGGAAAGCTCGATATCTTG ACTGGTGGAGCAAAAGGCAAAGGGAATGCTTATGAATTAGCAGTAGAATGTATGCAAATAAACTACTTTGGCACCAAAAGAACCACCGAAGCACTACTTCCCCTACTCCACCTCTCTGATTCTCCAAGAATTGTTAACGTCTCATCGACAATGGGAGCGCTGAGT GGTATACGCAATAAATCAGCTAGGGAAACACTCAACGACGTTGAGAACCTCACAAAAGAACGCATTGACCAAGTACTAAACGAGTACCTTAAAGACATCAAGGAGGGGTCTGCAGAAGCCAAAGGCTGGCCTAGTTATTGGGGTGTGTATTGTGTCTCAAAAGCAGCTGTTACTGCGTACACGAGGCTTCTGGCAAAGAAGTACCCGAAAATGCTGATTAATTGTGTGTGCCCCGGCTGGGTGAAGACCGATCTCAGCAACCATTCTGGGCCATTGAGACCCGAAGAAGGCGCCAAAAGTCCGGTGAGGCTGGCCCTGTTGCCTGATGATGGACCTTCGGGCTTGTTCTTTAATCGGATGCAAGTTTCGTCTTTTTAG
- the LOC105172169 gene encoding (+)-neomenthol dehydrogenase-like isoform X1, producing MFLLKLWMKSSASPLMAGVVTPKSAGIKKYAVVTGANKGIGLEICRQLASQGVCVVLTARNEKRGLDAVEMLKKSGLSDYIMFHQLDVMDSASINYLAGFIKSEIGKLDILVNNAGVNGITESGTGGAKGKGNAYELAVECMQINYFGTKRTTEALLPLLHLSDSPRIVNVSSTMGALSGIRNKSARETLNDVENLTKERIDQVLNEYLKDIKEGSAEAKGWPSYWGVYCVSKAAVTAYTRLLAKKYPKMLINCVCPGWVKTDLSNHSGPLRPEEGAKSPVRLALLPDDGPSGLFFNRMQVSSF from the exons atgttCCTACTAAAACTGTGGATGAAGAGTTCAGCTTCTCCTCTAATGGCTGGAGTAGTAACCCCCAAGAGTGCTGGAATCAAGAA GTATGCAGTTGTTACAGGGGCAAACAAAGGGATTGGATTAGAGATATGCAGGCAGTTGGCGTCTCAGGGTGTTTGTGTGGTGTTGACGGCAAGAAACGAGAAGAGGGGGCTTGATGCTGTTGAGATGCTCAAGAAGTCTGGGCTTTCTGATTACATAATGTTTCATCAGCTCGATGTGATGGATTCAGCAAGTATCAATTATCTTGCTGGGTTTATCAAGTCTGAAATTGGAAAGCTCGATATCTTG GTGAACAACGCTGGGGTTAATGGAATCACTGAGAGTGGG ACTGGTGGAGCAAAAGGCAAAGGGAATGCTTATGAATTAGCAGTAGAATGTATGCAAATAAACTACTTTGGCACCAAAAGAACCACCGAAGCACTACTTCCCCTACTCCACCTCTCTGATTCTCCAAGAATTGTTAACGTCTCATCGACAATGGGAGCGCTGAGT GGTATACGCAATAAATCAGCTAGGGAAACACTCAACGACGTTGAGAACCTCACAAAAGAACGCATTGACCAAGTACTAAACGAGTACCTTAAAGACATCAAGGAGGGGTCTGCAGAAGCCAAAGGCTGGCCTAGTTATTGGGGTGTGTATTGTGTCTCAAAAGCAGCTGTTACTGCGTACACGAGGCTTCTGGCAAAGAAGTACCCGAAAATGCTGATTAATTGTGTGTGCCCCGGCTGGGTGAAGACCGATCTCAGCAACCATTCTGGGCCATTGAGACCCGAAGAAGGCGCCAAAAGTCCGGTGAGGCTGGCCCTGTTGCCTGATGATGGACCTTCGGGCTTGTTCTTTAATCGGATGCAAGTTTCGTCTTTTTAG